Proteins co-encoded in one Merismopedia glauca CCAP 1448/3 genomic window:
- a CDS encoding aldehyde oxygenase (deformylating), which yields MPSIAATPELDYKSETYKDAYSRINAIVIEGEREAQDNYIQLGEILPDQKEELIRLSKMESRHKKGFEACARNLAVTPDMEFAVKFFSELHQNFQTAAAEGKLVTCLVIQSLIIECFAISAYHIYIPMADPFARKITEGVVKDEYTHLNFGEVWLHEHFEESKAEMEAANRQNLPLVWKMLNQVENDARVLGMERDAMVEDFMIAYGEALSNIGFNTRDIMRMSALGLSAA from the coding sequence ATGCCGTCTATTGCAGCCACCCCAGAACTCGATTATAAAAGTGAAACTTACAAAGATGCCTACAGTCGAATTAATGCGATCGTCATTGAAGGCGAACGAGAAGCCCAAGACAACTACATCCAGCTAGGAGAAATCTTACCAGACCAGAAAGAGGAATTGATCCGCTTATCCAAAATGGAAAGCCGCCACAAAAAGGGATTTGAAGCTTGCGCTCGTAACTTGGCGGTAACTCCAGATATGGAATTTGCAGTCAAGTTTTTCTCTGAACTACACCAAAACTTCCAAACCGCCGCCGCAGAAGGAAAATTAGTCACCTGTTTAGTCATTCAATCTTTGATTATTGAATGTTTTGCCATCTCTGCCTATCATATCTATATCCCAATGGCAGATCCCTTCGCTCGGAAAATTACTGAAGGGGTAGTCAAAGATGAGTACACCCACCTGAATTTTGGGGAAGTTTGGCTTCACGAGCATTTTGAAGAGTCTAAAGCGGAAATGGAAGCAGCCAACCGCCAAAACTTACCTTTAGTTTGGAAAATGCTCAACCAAGTCGAAAATGATGCTCGCGTGTTGGGTATGGAACGTGACGCAATGGTAGAAGACTTCATGATTGCTTACGGTGAAGCCTTGAGCAATATTGGATTCAACACCCGCGATATTATGCGTATGTCTGCTTTAGGCTTGAGTGCAGCTTAA
- a CDS encoding nuclear transport factor 2 family protein: protein MLTSIEDQINLAEERLRLAMLASDVAELDELISDNLIFTTHLGQVFSKQEDLELHGSGEVDFQKIEPSEQVVSVGNGFAVVSVRIRIAGTYCGTPIDDDLRYTRVWHLEENNAWRIFAGHISSVQQ from the coding sequence ATGCTAACTAGCATTGAAGACCAGATAAATCTTGCTGAAGAGCGTCTGCGACTGGCAATGCTTGCCTCAGACGTGGCAGAACTCGACGAACTAATTTCAGACAATCTTATCTTCACTACTCACTTGGGTCAAGTTTTTAGCAAGCAAGAAGATTTGGAATTGCATGGAAGTGGCGAGGTTGACTTTCAGAAAATTGAACCCTCGGAACAAGTAGTCAGTGTCGGTAACGGTTTTGCTGTAGTCTCAGTCCGCATTCGGATTGCGGGAACCTATTGCGGTACGCCAATCGACGACGACTTGCGCTACACGCGGGTATGGCATCTTGAAGAAAATAACGCTTGGCGGATATTTGCAGGTCATATTAGCTCAGTACAGCAGTAA
- a CDS encoding carbohydrate ABC transporter permease: MSESDRYNYPFNWSAMLRLGILLAGAGLILLPLGIVFLTSLTPAGAVSLGIANSLIPSAWTTENYQKAWQMGKFWLAFANSTLVALAVTATQIFTSALAGYALARLKFKGRQAILLIIIATLVIPFQMLVIPIFLVLKWGHLINTYGALILPTAANGLGIFLMRQYFQTIPIEIEEAAAIDGANRWQILWELMLPLSRPALVTLFLFTFIGEWNDLFKPLVFTTKPSLRTVQLALADFQEQFTNNWPLLMAAVTIATVPVVLIFLVGQKQFIRGIATTGVKN; this comes from the coding sequence ATGTCCGAGAGCGATCGCTATAATTATCCCTTTAACTGGTCAGCCATGTTGCGTCTGGGCATACTGTTGGCTGGTGCTGGTCTAATTTTACTACCTCTGGGCATCGTGTTTCTGACTTCTTTGACACCAGCAGGTGCGGTTTCTCTGGGAATCGCCAATTCTCTCATCCCCTCAGCCTGGACAACGGAAAATTACCAAAAAGCTTGGCAAATGGGCAAGTTTTGGCTGGCTTTTGCTAATTCTACATTGGTTGCTTTAGCTGTTACGGCTACTCAAATCTTCACCTCTGCATTAGCTGGATATGCTTTAGCTAGACTCAAATTTAAAGGTAGACAAGCGATATTATTAATCATAATAGCTACCTTAGTTATCCCTTTTCAAATGTTAGTTATTCCCATCTTTTTAGTTTTAAAATGGGGACACTTAATCAACACTTATGGCGCTTTGATTTTACCAACAGCCGCCAATGGATTGGGGATTTTTCTGATGCGTCAATATTTCCAAACTATTCCTATCGAAATCGAAGAAGCCGCCGCCATTGATGGAGCAAATCGCTGGCAAATATTGTGGGAATTAATGTTACCTTTATCCCGTCCAGCTTTAGTTACGTTATTTTTATTTACTTTTATTGGTGAGTGGAACGATCTATTTAAGCCATTAGTATTCACGACTAAACCTTCTCTCCGCACTGTTCAATTAGCCTTAGCAGACTTTCAAGAACAGTTTACTAATAATTGGCCCTTACTTATGGCAGCAGTGACGATCGCTACTGTTCCAGTAGTGCTAATTTTCTTGGTGGGACAAAAGCAATTTATTAGGGGAATTGCAACAACTGGGGTTAAAAATTAG
- a CDS encoding SpoIID/LytB domain-containing protein, with protein MPTLPMISLGNSRFSFFLLMLNRLSLLGLTLGWLWLMAIPSQAARLLRVAIAQRVTSIKVGTSTPGIVRDRTGRILGKIPPLDSSLGQLRGGKVVFKQWRGSQLLIEPEAGGYVWIGNGWYRGKVRLLATKSGLFAINNVDLEQYLYSVIGAEMHPHWPLEALKAQAVAARTYTLYKLKTSPSALFDMGNTVIWQVYKGLNTESLNTQEAVNATTSQIMTYSGKPILAVFHAAGGGHTENVENVWSNSLPYLRGVPDYDRDTPAYQWIKRFSPSQVSSRLGVSNVKRFISLRRSPYGRVLKMKVVGVGSSKYFTGVQLRERLGLRSTKFRVIPTDSGFTIEGNGFGHGLGLSQWGAYKLALQGSSYDRILRHYYRGVKIGQ; from the coding sequence ATGCCTACCCTACCTATGATATCTCTGGGTAATTCTAGATTTTCCTTCTTCCTTCTCATGCTTAACCGACTTAGCTTACTTGGATTAACCCTTGGATGGCTGTGGTTGATGGCGATTCCCAGCCAAGCAGCCAGATTATTGCGAGTAGCGATCGCCCAAAGAGTAACTAGTATCAAAGTGGGAACCTCTACTCCTGGGATTGTGCGCGATCGCACTGGGCGAATTTTGGGAAAAATTCCGCCTCTAGATAGTTCTCTCGGACAATTGCGTGGCGGAAAAGTAGTTTTTAAACAATGGCGAGGAAGCCAATTATTAATCGAACCAGAAGCTGGCGGTTACGTCTGGATTGGAAATGGCTGGTATCGGGGAAAAGTAAGATTATTAGCTACTAAATCTGGTTTATTTGCCATTAATAACGTCGATTTAGAGCAATATCTTTACAGCGTCATCGGCGCAGAAATGCATCCACATTGGCCCCTAGAGGCTTTAAAAGCGCAAGCCGTCGCCGCCCGTACCTACACCCTATATAAACTCAAAACCTCGCCCAGTGCCTTATTTGACATGGGAAATACCGTAATTTGGCAGGTATATAAAGGTTTAAATACAGAATCTCTCAATACTCAAGAAGCTGTCAACGCTACTACTTCCCAGATTATGACCTACAGTGGCAAGCCAATTCTAGCCGTTTTCCATGCTGCTGGGGGCGGACACACCGAAAACGTAGAAAATGTCTGGTCAAACTCTTTACCCTACTTGCGTGGCGTTCCCGATTACGATCGAGATACCCCAGCTTATCAGTGGATTAAAAGATTCTCTCCCAGTCAAGTTAGCAGTAGGTTGGGTGTAAGTAATGTCAAAAGATTTATTTCCCTCCGTCGTAGTCCCTATGGAAGGGTATTAAAAATGAAAGTAGTTGGTGTAGGTAGTTCTAAATACTTTACGGGAGTGCAATTACGAGAACGTTTGGGGTTGAGAAGTACTAAATTTAGAGTAATTCCCACCGATAGCGGCTTTACTATCGAAGGTAACGGCTTCGGTCACGGGTTAGGATTGAGTCAGTGGGGAGCGTATAAACTAGCCCTACAAGGAAGTAGCTATGACCGGATTTTGCGCCACTACTATCGAGGTGTGAAAATAGGACAATAG
- a CDS encoding SIMPL domain-containing protein (The SIMPL domain is named for its presence in mouse protein SIMPL (signalling molecule that associates with mouse pelle-like kinase). Bacterial member BP26, from Brucella, was shown to assemble into a channel-like structure, while YggE from E. coli has been associated with resistance to oxidative stress.) produces MKKLSIFPLVTTIFAMNAWMSPSSLAKNLTLNSGESSQSDRAAQLYYPPVSDRQGIQVFGQGQVRLPADKARLEFTFVRQTPPAPDSTLPLPIPKPITKDNLQPVVDAIATLGIPAKDIKVELDVTSIIPFSATKPKIIFEVDKPTRSRMETIVNQVKDAARDKAKVSVETVNVGYAIKDCQALTTAAYQAAVKDARLRAEAIASSLKVKLSDVPTVSESFFYDIVVPLCVTETGESLPLPLGYGDLRLLPPYNPNTPAEVQLRRDLFVTYPIKD; encoded by the coding sequence AAACTATCCATCTTCCCTCTAGTAACGACTATTTTCGCGATGAACGCCTGGATGAGTCCGAGTAGTTTGGCGAAAAACCTGACTTTAAACTCTGGAGAAAGTAGTCAATCGGATAGAGCAGCTCAATTGTATTATCCACCAGTGAGCGATCGCCAAGGGATTCAGGTTTTTGGTCAAGGACAGGTGCGTCTCCCCGCAGATAAAGCACGTCTGGAATTTACCTTCGTTCGCCAAACTCCACCTGCGCCTGATAGTACCTTACCTCTACCTATTCCTAAACCAATTACGAAAGATAATTTACAACCAGTTGTAGATGCGATCGCAACTCTGGGTATACCTGCTAAAGATATTAAAGTGGAACTTGATGTCACCAGCATCATCCCGTTTAGTGCGACGAAACCTAAAATCATCTTCGAGGTAGATAAACCCACTCGGAGTCGGATGGAAACCATCGTCAACCAGGTAAAAGATGCTGCTAGAGACAAAGCTAAAGTATCGGTAGAAACTGTCAATGTTGGATACGCCATCAAAGACTGTCAAGCACTAACTACCGCAGCTTATCAAGCTGCTGTCAAAGATGCTCGCTTGCGGGCCGAAGCTATAGCCTCCTCTTTAAAGGTTAAACTCAGTGACGTACCTACAGTCTCAGAATCTTTCTTTTATGATATTGTCGTGCCTTTATGCGTCACAGAAACTGGTGAATCTCTCCCCTTACCTCTAGGATATGGAGATTTAAGGCTGTTACCACCTTACAATCCCAATACTCCCGCCGAAGTGCAACTTCGTCGAGATCTCTTCGTCACATATCCCATCAAAGACTAA
- a CDS encoding transporter suffix domain-containing protein, giving the protein MQKIGLIAIWISFGLWGVVGIVSISSLSISQKAISIPILLLVSEIAFWLGVVLVGKTVADHYREQLNPRRLWVVIKMFWQRWF; this is encoded by the coding sequence ATGCAAAAAATAGGTTTAATCGCAATTTGGATATCTTTTGGATTGTGGGGTGTGGTGGGAATTGTATCTATTTCATCTCTGAGTATTTCTCAAAAAGCGATCTCAATTCCGATACTTCTATTGGTTTCAGAAATTGCTTTTTGGTTGGGCGTAGTTCTGGTGGGAAAAACTGTTGCCGATCACTATCGCGAACAATTAAATCCACGTCGATTGTGGGTGGTAATTAAGATGTTTTGGCAGCGTTGGTTTTAG